A stretch of bacterium DNA encodes these proteins:
- a CDS encoding Crp/Fnr family transcriptional regulator, whose translation MDTFNIIKQTPLFKALSEEMAESLANIALKKRVLRREIIFYEGDPGYSIYVLISGQVQLYKTRPGGKEIVVKMIKEKEMFGEVILFEENSYPVSAVALSDSSLLMLPKHQFSCLLEKPRFREEFITVLMHKMRYLTNQIQYLASYDVEERLFRFFNEHFGKKDKFKIDISKKDIASIINTTPETLSRVLLRLKKENKIDWDESTITIKKG comes from the coding sequence ATGGATACATTTAACATCATAAAACAAACACCGCTCTTTAAAGCCCTTTCTGAAGAGATGGCAGAATCTCTTGCAAATATTGCCCTTAAAAAAAGAGTATTAAGAAGAGAAATAATATTTTATGAAGGTGATCCCGGATATTCCATTTACGTGCTTATCAGCGGACAGGTGCAGCTGTATAAGACGAGACCCGGTGGTAAAGAAATTGTTGTAAAGATGATCAAAGAGAAGGAAATGTTCGGAGAAGTTATCCTTTTTGAAGAAAACAGTTATCCCGTAAGCGCAGTCGCTCTGTCAGACAGCTCTCTTCTTATGCTGCCAAAGCATCAGTTTTCCTGTCTTCTTGAGAAGCCGAGATTCCGTGAAGAATTTATTACCGTACTAATGCATAAAATGAGGTATCTTACAAATCAGATACAGTACCTTGCAAGTTATGATGTTGAGGAGAGGCTGTTCCGGTTTTTTAATGAACATTTCGGCAAAAAAGATAAATTCAAAATAGATATTTCCAAAAAAGATATTGCTTCAATCATAAACACAACTCCCGAAACTCTCTCCCGAGTCTTGCTGAGGTTAAAAAAAGAAAATAAGATTGACTGGGACGAAAGCACAATAACCATAAAAAAAGGCTGA
- the hcp gene encoding hydroxylamine reductase, translating into MFCYQCQETAKNQGCTVRGVCGKNDTTANLMDVLIYVLKGISIWGLKSDEIGDNIMEHGRFVAKGLFTTITNVTFDDEKLAELIREALDLRDNAREHFLKSYREKTGEEFTEIMHDSATWAGSTAEEFLSKSIEASVLATENEDVRSLRELLIIGLKGIAAYAEHAYVLGYEDDSIYRFFMNALKSTTEDITQETMFDFVIQAGKVAVDTMALLDKANTETYGNPEITKVNIGVRNNPGILISGHDLKDMQELLDQTQGTGVDVYTHGEMLPANYYPAFKKYKHFVGNYGNAWWKQNVEFEQFNGPILMTTNCLVPPKDSYKERVFTTGNVGFPNVKHISDREENGQKDFSEIIDMAKKCQPPVEIEKGEIIGGFAHHQVLALADKIVDAVKTGAIKRFVVMAGCDGRHKSRNYFTEVAETLPKDAVILTAGCAKFRYNKLNLGEIGGIPRVLDAGQCNDSYSLAVIALKLKEIFGMENVNDLPISFDIAWYEQKAVAVLLALLYLGFKGIRLGPTLPAFLSPAVVNVLVEKFDIKPVGDAASDVEAIMAGR; encoded by the coding sequence ATGTTTTGTTATCAGTGTCAGGAAACCGCAAAAAATCAGGGCTGTACAGTAAGAGGAGTGTGCGGGAAAAATGACACAACAGCCAATCTTATGGATGTTTTAATTTATGTTTTAAAAGGTATTTCAATCTGGGGGCTTAAGAGTGATGAGATTGGTGATAATATCATGGAGCATGGAAGATTTGTTGCAAAAGGCCTTTTTACTACTATAACAAATGTAACTTTTGACGATGAAAAGCTTGCAGAGCTTATAAGAGAAGCACTTGATTTAAGAGATAATGCAAGAGAACACTTCCTTAAATCTTACCGCGAAAAAACCGGAGAAGAATTCACAGAAATTATGCATGACTCGGCAACATGGGCTGGTTCAACAGCTGAAGAGTTCCTTTCTAAGAGCATAGAGGCCTCTGTCCTTGCAACGGAAAACGAGGATGTCAGATCTCTTAGGGAACTGTTGATTATAGGATTGAAAGGCATTGCTGCATATGCCGAACATGCGTATGTCCTTGGATATGAGGATGATTCCATATACAGATTTTTTATGAATGCGCTTAAATCAACAACTGAGGATATTACTCAGGAAACAATGTTTGACTTTGTTATTCAGGCCGGTAAAGTTGCAGTTGACACAATGGCGCTTCTTGATAAAGCAAATACTGAAACTTACGGCAATCCGGAAATTACAAAGGTAAATATAGGCGTAAGGAACAATCCCGGTATTTTAATAAGCGGCCATGACTTAAAAGACATGCAGGAACTTTTGGACCAGACACAAGGCACCGGAGTTGATGTCTACACCCATGGCGAGATGCTTCCTGCAAATTACTATCCTGCTTTTAAGAAATACAAACATTTTGTCGGCAATTACGGAAATGCGTGGTGGAAACAGAATGTGGAGTTTGAGCAGTTTAATGGCCCTATACTTATGACAACAAACTGTCTGGTCCCTCCGAAAGATTCTTATAAAGAAAGAGTTTTTACAACCGGCAACGTAGGTTTCCCTAACGTAAAACACATTTCGGACAGAGAAGAAAACGGGCAGAAAGATTTTTCCGAGATTATTGATATGGCAAAAAAATGTCAGCCGCCTGTGGAAATAGAAAAAGGCGAAATTATAGGAGGGTTTGCACATCATCAGGTACTTGCTCTTGCTGATAAGATTGTTGATGCTGTCAAAACAGGCGCAATTAAACGGTTTGTTGTAATGGCAGGATGCGATGGACGCCACAAATCGAGAAATTATTTTACAGAAGTGGCGGAAACCCTTCCAAAAGACGCTGTAATACTTACTGCAGGATGCGCAAAATTCAGGTACAATAAATTAAACCTCGGAGAAATCGGAGGAATACCAAGAGTTCTGGATGCAGGCCAGTGCAACGACTCCTACTCACTTGCAGTTATTGCCCTTAAACTCAAAGAAATCTTCGGTATGGAAAATGTAAATGACCTGCCCATCTCCTTTGATATAGCATGGTATGAGCAGAAAGCGGTTGCAGTTCTTCTTGCTCTTCTATATCTCGGGTTTAAGGGCATAAGGCTTGGGCCTACGCTTCCTGCATTTCTTTCTCCTGCTGTTGTTAATGTACTTGTAGAA
- a CDS encoding 4Fe-4S binding protein codes for MKREIIKIDEEKCTGCGLCIPHCPENAIQIIDNKARLVSDIFCDGLGECLGHCPEGAITIEERAAEPYNEDKVMENIVHHGANTIRAHLKHLNDHGETELYNQAVHYLDKERIELPEEKHTVRSHQRVKLSGCPGSISLSIDRKPDKIFESAECPSYLAHWPVQLHLAMPTAEYYKNADLLLAADCTAFTLGDFHTKWLKGKSIAIACPKLDGGREIYVEKLKTMIDEAKVNTITVLIMQVPCCGGMIQILKKAMSEAIRMVPVKVVIVSIKGEILQEEWIDILNI; via the coding sequence GTGAAAAGGGAAATCATCAAAATAGACGAGGAGAAATGCACAGGATGCGGCTTATGTATTCCCCATTGCCCGGAAAATGCCATACAAATAATAGACAATAAGGCCCGTCTTGTAAGTGACATTTTTTGCGACGGGCTTGGCGAATGCCTCGGACACTGCCCTGAAGGAGCTATTACAATTGAAGAGAGAGCAGCTGAACCTTACAACGAAGATAAGGTTATGGAGAATATTGTTCATCACGGTGCAAATACAATACGCGCACATTTGAAACATCTGAATGACCACGGAGAAACCGAATTGTACAATCAGGCAGTACATTACCTTGATAAAGAACGGATAGAACTGCCTGAAGAAAAACATACGGTACGCAGCCATCAGAGAGTGAAGCTATCCGGATGCCCGGGCAGTATCAGCTTAAGCATTGATCGGAAACCAGACAAAATTTTTGAATCTGCGGAATGCCCTTCATATCTTGCACATTGGCCTGTACAGCTTCATCTTGCAATGCCGACTGCAGAGTACTACAAAAATGCGGATCTTCTTCTCGCTGCAGATTGTACTGCATTTACTCTCGGGGATTTCCATACCAAGTGGTTAAAAGGAAAATCAATTGCAATTGCATGCCCAAAACTTGACGGAGGCAGAGAAATCTATGTTGAAAAATTGAAAACAATGATTGATGAAGCAAAGGTTAATACAATTACGGTACTTATAATGCAGGTGCCGTGCTGTGGAGGCATGATTCAGATTTTGAAAAAGGCCATGTCTGAAGCAATAAGAATGGTTCCCGTAAAAGTAGTAATTGTATCAATAAAAGGAGAAATACTGCAGGAAGAATGGATAGACATATTAAATATATAG